In the Quercus lobata isolate SW786 chromosome 5, ValleyOak3.0 Primary Assembly, whole genome shotgun sequence genome, one interval contains:
- the LOC115991595 gene encoding beta-amyrin 28-monooxygenase-like, translated as MAACLLILCLIPVVLAFSILAFTRKSNNGHKNLAPGSFGWPIMGETLEFLFGKPEKFVFDRMKKYNPDIFKTKILGEETVVICGPSGHKFLFSNEQKLFTAFRPHSMQKIFRSYQTQTAAPVQTSRDAESKILRSPGFLKPEALVRYLGKMDSITQQQMQSYWEGNDVVKAFPLAKTLTLSLACRFFLGTEDPERIARLVNNFDDITVGLHSIPVKFPGTIFYKANKAAAAIRKELRSVIQEKKSAIASGQPMQDILSHMIVVTDPSGKYMPEAEVADKIMGLIVAGYSTVATAMTFFMKYVGERPEIYEKILAEQLEVSAAKNPGDFLEWDDIQKMKYSWNVIYEVMRLTPPLQGTFREVLTDFTYAGYTVPKGWKVYWTVSTTNKNPEFFPEPEKFDPSRYEDSNTFPPFTFVPFGGGPRMCPGKEYARLAILTFVHNVVKKFKWEVLHPEEKIIGDMMPTPEKGLPIRLRSH; from the exons atggcTGCATGCCTCTTAATCCTATGTTTGATCCCTGTAGTTCTTGCTTTTTCCATCTTGGCTTTCACAAGGAAGTCCAACAATGGTCACAAAAACCTGGCACCAGGGAGCTTTGGATGGCCTATCATGGGTGAAACCCTTGAGTTCCTATTTGGGAAGCCAgagaagtttgtgtttgataGGATGAAGAAGTACAACCCTGATATATTCAAGACCAAGATTCTTGGTGAGGAAACAGTAGTCATATGTGGGCCAAGTGGACACAAATTCTTGTTCTCCAACGAGCAAAAGCTCTTCACTGCATTTCGTCCTCATTCTATGCAAAAGATATTCCGTTCTTACCAAACGCAAACAGCTGCTCCAGTCCAAACCTCTCGCGATGCTGAGTCCAAAATCTTAAGGTCACCTGGGTTTTTGAAGCCCGAAGCATTGGTGAGGTACTTGGGGAAAATGGACTCTATCACACAGCAACAAATGCAAAGTTATTGGGAAGGAAATGATGTAGTCAAGGCCTTCCCCCTTGCCAAGACTCTAACTTTGAGTCTTGCTTGTAGATTTTTTCTGGGCACTGAGGATCCTGAGCGAATTGCTAGACTTGTTAACAATTTTGATGATATTACAGTTGGCTTGCATTCAATTCCAGTGAAGTTTCCAGGAACTATATTTTACAAAGCAAACAAAGCTGCTGCGGCAATCAGAAAGGAGCTAAGGAGTGTTATTCAGGAGAAGAAGTCTGCTATTGCATCAGGACAACCTATGCAGGACATATTGTCACACATGATTGTTGTTACTGATCCATCCGGGAAGTACATGCCAGAGGCTGAAGTTGCTGATAAGATTATGGGTTTGATTGTTGCTGGGTATAGCACTGTGGCTACTGCCATGACTTTCTTCATGAAATACGTTGGAGAGAGACCCGAAATCTATGAGAAAATCCTAGCTG agCAATTAGAGGTGTCAGCTGCAAAAAATCCTGGAGACTTTTTGGAGTGGGATGACATACAGAAAATGAAGTATTCATGGAATGTGATATATGAAGTGATGAGGCTCACACCACCACTTCAGGGTACTTTCAGGGAAGTCCTAACTGATTTTACCTACGCTGGTTACACGGTTCCAAAGGGGTGGAAG GTATATTGGACAGTGAGTACAACAAATAAGAACCCAGAGTTCTTTCCTGAGCCAGAAAAGTTTGACCCGTCAAGGTATGAGGATTCTAATACATTTCCACCGTTCACATTTGTTCCATTTGGTGGTGGACCTCGTATGTGCCCAGGGAAAGAGTATGCTCGGCTAGCAATTCTCACTTTTGTTCACAATGTGGTGAAGAAGTTTAAATGGGAGGTGCTCCATCCTGAAGAGAAGATTATAGGTGACATGATGCCAACTCCGGAGAAAGGACTTCCAATTCGTCTTCGAAGTCACTAA